A section of the Parcubacteria group bacterium genome encodes:
- a CDS encoding MarR family transcriptional regulator, which produces MQTITESIMCIASRLERIADQHIFRHIDLSAISVKILFIIHIHPSITPSDIQESVGGTKSNISQRLNYLEKKGFITRTHTKDADKRTVSLTLTPIGKKKITTIKKWLTKANLHLEKHFTQKELHTHFDFLKKLHTVLDHEEKNHSHKLYTCKKI; this is translated from the coding sequence ATGCAAACAATAACCGAATCGATCATGTGCATCGCATCGCGACTGGAACGCATCGCCGACCAACACATTTTTCGCCATATCGATCTCTCTGCGATCAGCGTCAAAATCCTCTTTATCATACACATCCATCCATCCATCACACCATCCGATATTCAAGAATCCGTCGGGGGTACCAAGTCCAACATCAGTCAACGACTTAACTACCTTGAGAAGAAAGGGTTCATCACACGTACTCATACAAAAGACGCGGATAAACGTACTGTTTCCCTCACTCTCACACCAATCGGCAAAAAAAAGATCACCACGATCAAAAAATGGCTCACCAAAGCAAATCTCCACCTCGAAAAACATTTCACACAAAAAGAGCTCCATACACACTTTGATTTTTTGAAAAAATTGCACACGGTGCTTGATCACGAGGAAAAAAACCACAGTCATAAACTATATACCTGTAAAAAAATTTAA
- a CDS encoding PhoH family protein, whose translation MGKEKRRKKAFVIDTNVILHSSSCIDAFEEHDVVIPITVLEELDTFKKGTEEKNYNAREFIRKLRSISEKQIFNGGVSLGEGRGKIMIKLEQPAHEDIKGHFPNPSKPDHRILNIAYLYAKANPEVSVVLVSKDGNFCLKAQALGLSGEDYTKDHVKSDLREGCRLVENCDSSMIDGLFASFDGVLVDVGVFGEEPLMPNEYVIMRSGSKSALATYSASDSCLYGIKKKDVYGVMPRNAEQSFAVHALCNPAVSLVALSGKAGTGKTLLAIAAAIEQRRSYRQIKVSRPIVPLSNKDIGYLPGTVKSKVDPYMQPLYDNLSVIRNQFPDKDERALAIDKLIDNEKISIDPLTYIRGRSLYGWYWVIDEAQNLTPKEIKTAITRAGERTKVIFTGDPEQIDHPYLDRHSNGFSYMIEKMSGQEMFAHVSLTKGERSALSELASHLL comes from the coding sequence ATGGGAAAGGAAAAGCGGCGCAAAAAAGCATTTGTAATTGATACGAATGTGATTCTCCACAGTAGCAGTTGCATCGATGCTTTTGAAGAACATGACGTGGTCATACCAATCACCGTTTTGGAGGAATTGGATACTTTCAAAAAAGGCACGGAGGAAAAAAATTACAATGCACGAGAATTCATACGGAAACTCCGCAGTATCAGTGAAAAGCAAATCTTTAACGGTGGTGTGTCATTGGGAGAGGGGCGTGGCAAGATCATGATCAAGCTGGAACAACCGGCGCATGAGGACATCAAAGGACACTTTCCCAATCCATCAAAACCGGATCATCGGATTCTCAACATTGCATATCTTTATGCCAAAGCGAATCCGGAAGTTTCTGTTGTCCTAGTGTCAAAAGATGGAAACTTTTGTCTCAAGGCACAGGCACTTGGTTTGAGCGGTGAAGATTATACAAAAGATCATGTAAAAAGTGATCTGCGCGAAGGATGCCGGCTTGTGGAAAATTGCGATTCGAGCATGATCGATGGACTTTTTGCAAGCTTTGATGGCGTTTTGGTTGACGTGGGTGTCTTTGGCGAAGAACCATTGATGCCGAATGAGTATGTGATTATGCGAAGTGGCAGTAAGAGTGCGCTTGCGACATATTCCGCTTCCGACAGTTGTTTGTACGGTATCAAAAAAAAGGATGTGTATGGTGTTATGCCACGCAATGCAGAACAGAGTTTTGCTGTGCATGCATTATGTAATCCTGCCGTGTCACTGGTTGCTTTGTCTGGAAAGGCGGGAACAGGTAAAACGCTTCTGGCAATTGCCGCAGCGATCGAGCAAAGAAGATCGTATCGGCAGATTAAAGTTTCACGTCCGATTGTGCCTTTATCAAATAAAGATATCGGTTATTTGCCGGGTACTGTAAAGTCAAAGGTCGATCCATACATGCAACCATTGTATGACAATCTCTCCGTGATTCGTAATCAATTTCCTGATAAAGATGAAAGGGCGCTGGCAATTGATAAATTGATCGATAACGAAAAAATCTCGATCGATCCGCTGACATACATTCGCGGACGAAGTTTATACGGATGGTATTGGGTCATTGATGAGGCACAAAATCTCACGCCAAAGGAAATAAAGACGGCCATTACGAGAGCGGGTGAGAGAACAAAAGTGATATTCACAGGGGATCCAGAACAGATCGATCATCCATATCTTGATCGGCATTCAAATGGATTTAGCTATATGATCGAAAAGATGTCCGGACAAGAAATGTTTGCGCATGTCTCTCTTACCAAAGGTGAGCGGTCAGCGTTATCGGAACTGGCAAGTCATTTGCTGTAA
- a CDS encoding efflux RND transporter permease subunit, with protein sequence MKNIHSTESSTQKKEFASSDLAYLAKLEFDQSLTKGWLSFFVTNFRVVILLILLLSGWGIYSYIKLPRESSPEVKIPIAVITAVYPGASPTDVEELVTKKIETDISGVSGIDKITSSSTNSFSAVTVEFGAKEDIDNSVRKLRDKLATIRSDLPDDANDPEVIEISLDDTPIVTFELTGPYDGFTLRAQAEKIQDELEKISGIREVKISGGDEREFDIYYDPQKLSFYNISIDQANQAVRTTNLAVPAGNFDSATYAYPVRTDGRFYDAVTIGDIPILHTDNNAIIYLKDIARVEETAIEKSILSRFSQNGTPPQNAVSIQIIKRTGSSVLDTVKKAQDTLDQQSKTFPQNMTYVTTIDMADYIRQDFDQLFHDFLITLLLVITVLFLVVGLKEAFVAGLAIPLVFFFTFGVMQATGTSLNFLSIFSLLLALGLLVDDAIVVVSATKQYMKTGKFTPEEAVLLVLNDFKVVLTTTTLATMWAFLPLLMASGMIGQYIKSIPITVSVTLGSSLLIALMINHPLAAVLERIRLTKTFFFVIFAGLILAGLSGIATHTPFGFVVAPLFFVIAIVMLYWYLTKGKLITGQNKDLVEAEWHDDELIKKKLLLQGQHDSGTFGDRLIHGVIHFDRVIPLYERYLRKVTKTRKARLTFIGAIFVAFIIAMALPIIGIVKTEFFPVSDAEEIYISMRAPSGLVLEQSDQIIQKVEDELYKYPEILNFSTLVGNPGSGGDVGITQNTSNTASITIKLSPTKERQRKSYEIADAIRADIAPLQGATITVSSPSGGPPSGATFQAQITGDDLQTLDRIAHDLKPLLDAIPGVINSNISLKDAPAEYTFSLDAAKMELYNVNATLVGTTLRTAISGTTVTTVIDGNKDIDVVAKFDKEKIPNLESIQNIQILNTLGQPIYLKDVATISLTPSVESITRIDQKRTVLLTADARATTNSTEILTQFTDKLASEYTLPEGYEISYGGENEQNTESVQSILRAMIIAGILIFSTMIIQFNSFKKALIVLVTLPLALIGTFFGLAIVGISLSFPGLIGILALFGIVVKNAIILIDKINLNIKSDIPFYDAVIDAGKSRLEAIFVTSICTIFGLIPITLSNEMWRALGSAVIFGLVLSSFLTLFLVPVLFITFVKEK encoded by the coding sequence ATGAAAAATATACATTCCACAGAATCATCCACGCAAAAAAAAGAATTTGCCTCTAGCGATCTCGCATATCTCGCCAAACTTGAATTCGACCAATCTCTGACAAAAGGATGGCTGAGTTTCTTCGTGACAAACTTTCGGGTCGTCATTCTCCTCATTCTCCTTCTCTCCGGATGGGGTATTTATTCTTACATCAAACTGCCACGCGAATCCAGCCCTGAGGTAAAGATCCCCATCGCTGTCATTACCGCCGTCTACCCTGGCGCTTCACCGACAGATGTGGAGGAGTTGGTGACAAAAAAAATTGAAACAGACATCTCTGGTGTCTCCGGTATTGATAAGATCACATCAAGCTCGACAAATTCCTTTTCTGCTGTCACCGTTGAGTTTGGCGCCAAAGAAGACATCGATAATTCTGTACGCAAACTCCGCGATAAGCTTGCAACAATTCGTTCTGACCTGCCAGATGACGCCAATGATCCTGAAGTGATAGAGATTTCTCTCGACGATACACCGATTGTCACATTTGAACTTACCGGTCCTTATGATGGATTTACTCTCCGTGCGCAAGCGGAAAAGATCCAAGACGAACTCGAAAAAATTTCCGGCATTCGTGAAGTAAAAATTTCCGGCGGTGATGAAAGAGAATTTGATATTTACTATGACCCGCAAAAGTTGTCATTCTACAACATTTCGATCGACCAAGCCAATCAAGCCGTACGCACAACCAATCTCGCTGTACCCGCAGGTAATTTTGATAGCGCAACATATGCCTATCCTGTGCGCACAGATGGACGGTTTTATGATGCTGTAACGATTGGTGATATTCCGATTCTCCACACAGATAACAACGCTATCATCTATCTCAAAGACATCGCACGCGTCGAGGAAACCGCCATTGAAAAATCGATTCTCTCACGATTCTCGCAAAATGGCACGCCACCGCAAAATGCCGTGAGTATCCAAATTATTAAAAGAACGGGAAGCTCTGTGCTCGACACGGTCAAAAAAGCGCAGGATACATTGGACCAACAATCAAAAACATTTCCACAAAACATGACCTACGTCACAACGATCGACATGGCGGATTATATCCGGCAAGACTTTGACCAATTATTCCATGATTTCCTCATCACACTTTTACTCGTGATCACCGTACTCTTTCTCGTCGTTGGTCTCAAAGAAGCATTTGTTGCCGGCCTTGCGATTCCTCTCGTGTTCTTTTTTACATTTGGTGTCATGCAGGCAACGGGCACATCACTAAACTTTCTTTCCATTTTCTCTCTCCTTCTTGCGCTTGGACTTCTCGTTGATGATGCGATCGTTGTCGTGAGTGCAACAAAGCAATATATGAAAACTGGAAAATTCACACCAGAAGAAGCTGTGCTTCTCGTACTCAATGATTTCAAAGTTGTCCTCACAACGACCACGCTCGCGACCATGTGGGCATTTCTTCCTCTCCTCATGGCATCGGGCATGATCGGACAATATATTAAATCGATCCCTATCACTGTTTCCGTCACACTCGGCTCGTCGCTTCTCATTGCGCTTATGATCAATCACCCTCTCGCGGCCGTACTTGAGCGCATCCGCCTTACCAAAACATTCTTTTTCGTAATTTTTGCAGGATTGATTCTTGCAGGATTATCTGGTATTGCGACTCACACACCATTTGGTTTTGTCGTGGCACCTCTCTTTTTTGTGATTGCCATTGTCATGCTATATTGGTACCTCACAAAAGGAAAATTGATCACGGGGCAAAACAAAGATCTTGTAGAAGCTGAATGGCACGATGACGAACTCATCAAGAAAAAACTTCTTTTGCAAGGACAGCATGACTCTGGCACATTTGGAGATCGACTGATCCATGGCGTTATTCATTTTGATCGCGTGATTCCACTCTATGAGCGGTACCTCCGCAAAGTTACCAAAACGCGCAAAGCACGTCTGACATTTATTGGTGCGATTTTTGTAGCATTTATCATTGCAATGGCACTTCCTATTATTGGCATTGTCAAAACGGAATTTTTTCCTGTATCGGATGCGGAGGAAATTTATATCAGTATGCGCGCACCATCGGGACTCGTCCTTGAACAATCTGATCAGATCATTCAAAAAGTGGAGGATGAACTTTATAAGTATCCTGAAATTCTCAATTTTTCTACTCTTGTCGGAAACCCGGGGAGTGGCGGTGATGTTGGCATTACGCAAAATACCTCTAACACAGCATCGATCACGATCAAATTATCACCAACAAAGGAACGTCAAAGAAAATCCTACGAAATTGCCGACGCGATACGCGCTGATATCGCTCCACTGCAAGGCGCAACGATCACTGTTAGCAGCCCCTCTGGCGGACCACCGTCCGGTGCGACATTTCAAGCGCAAATCACAGGTGATGACCTGCAAACACTTGACCGCATCGCCCATGATCTCAAACCGCTTCTCGATGCAATTCCCGGTGTGATCAACAGCAACATCTCACTCAAAGATGCGCCGGCAGAATATACTTTTTCTCTCGATGCGGCTAAGATGGAATTATACAACGTCAACGCAACACTTGTCGGCACAACGCTCCGCACAGCGATTTCAGGGACAACGGTTACAACTGTGATCGATGGCAATAAAGATATTGACGTTGTGGCTAAATTTGATAAAGAAAAAATACCGAACCTTGAATCAATCCAAAATATACAGATTCTCAATACCCTTGGCCAGCCGATCTATCTCAAAGATGTCGCAACAATTTCATTGACACCTTCTGTAGAATCCATCACGCGCATCGACCAAAAGAGAACCGTGCTTCTCACGGCAGATGCACGTGCAACAACAAATTCCACAGAGATTCTCACACAATTCACAGATAAACTCGCCAGCGAATACACACTTCCGGAAGGATATGAGATCAGTTATGGCGGCGAGAACGAGCAAAACACCGAATCCGTACAATCCATTCTTCGCGCAATGATCATCGCTGGTATTTTGATCTTCTCAACCATGATCATTCAATTCAATTCGTTCAAAAAAGCCCTGATCGTCCTTGTCACATTGCCACTTGCACTGATCGGCACATTCTTTGGGCTTGCGATCGTTGGTATCAGTCTCAGTTTTCCCGGACTCATCGGCATCCTCGCACTCTTTGGCATTGTCGTAAAAAATGCGATCATTCTCATCGACAAGATCAATCTTAATATCAAAAGTGATATTCCATTTTATGATGCAGTCATTGATGCCGGCAAATCCCGCCTTGAAGCGATCTTTGTTACATCGATCTGTACAATTTTTGGCCTTATCCCGATCACATTGTCCAATGAAATGTGGCGCGCACTCGGCAGTGCCGTCATCTTTGGTCTGGTACTCTCGTCATTTCTCACCCTCTTTTTGGTTCCCGTTCTGTTTATCACATTTGTGAAAGAGAAATAA
- a CDS encoding efflux RND transporter periplasmic adaptor subunit — MKFKIIITVISIAFLSLLIYRFTQKKPATDVIETKAPQIVSIQSAHDSKRSTQKITYPAIIAGDQQATLTAGAGGTITNLSFDLGTYVPQGKRLATIDTIGTSATGENGLKSSHIQSLELDVQSAEESYKKSKDAYKKDHSYANKKSKEIAQIDLESARVALSGALDGQFVTAPISGTVIERFVSLGDSVSVGQKIATLSKTGLTKIQFYVSKDELPFVAVDNHIAIDIDGRATDGMITVVSPQADPATKRFLIEATPLDKKPLTIGSIATVSFDIERTVTNSKNIILPLSTITIGQNESSIFILDGDTAKKIPVAVVTVQGETAEITSDDLTGDTQIITDGSKLISDGDPVSYHQS; from the coding sequence ATGAAATTTAAAATCATTATCACAGTTATTTCAATCGCATTTCTGTCACTTCTTATATACAGATTCACACAAAAGAAACCTGCAACTGATGTGATTGAAACGAAAGCACCCCAGATCGTTTCGATACAGAGCGCACACGACAGCAAACGTTCAACGCAAAAGATCACCTATCCTGCGATCATTGCCGGAGATCAGCAAGCCACTCTCACAGCAGGAGCAGGTGGCACGATCACAAATCTCTCTTTTGATCTTGGCACGTATGTTCCTCAAGGTAAACGTCTTGCGACAATTGATACTATTGGCACATCTGCCACAGGAGAAAATGGCCTCAAGAGTAGCCACATCCAGTCACTCGAATTAGATGTACAATCCGCAGAAGAATCCTACAAAAAATCAAAGGACGCTTACAAAAAAGATCACTCCTACGCAAATAAAAAATCCAAAGAAATCGCCCAGATCGATCTGGAGTCTGCTCGCGTAGCCCTAAGTGGCGCCCTTGACGGACAATTTGTCACTGCACCGATTTCCGGGACAGTGATCGAACGATTTGTATCTCTCGGCGATTCCGTATCCGTTGGTCAAAAAATTGCCACTCTGTCCAAAACAGGCCTGACAAAAATTCAATTTTATGTCAGCAAAGATGAATTACCATTCGTCGCAGTTGATAATCACATTGCAATCGACATTGATGGTCGTGCGACTGATGGTATGATTACGGTTGTCTCACCACAAGCCGACCCGGCAACAAAACGCTTTCTCATTGAAGCAACTCCTTTGGATAAGAAACCGCTCACCATCGGCTCGATTGCTACGGTTTCCTTTGACATTGAGCGTACTGTCACAAATTCCAAAAATATCATTCTCCCTCTTTCTACGATCACGATCGGTCAAAATGAAAGCTCCATTTTCATCCTTGACGGCGACACCGCAAAGAAAATCCCCGTTGCAGTAGTGACTGTACAGGGAGAAACCGCTGAAATTACCAGCGACGATCTCACCGGGGATACACAGATCATTACCGACGGGAGCAAGCTTATAAGCGACGGCGATCCTGTGTCATATCACCAATCCTGA